A DNA window from Oncorhynchus tshawytscha isolate Ot180627B linkage group LG13, Otsh_v2.0, whole genome shotgun sequence contains the following coding sequences:
- the LOC112265970 gene encoding zona pellucida-like domain-containing protein 1, whose translation MEMCEPRSLGGKMERLCLILLLMGRTTSVLAQFNGYNCDANYHSRFPAERDISVYCGVQTMTLKINFCPVLFSGYTVADLALNGRHGDTHCRGFINNNTFPTVVLFSISLSTLEACGNSLVVTTSYGANAYRNMSLVQIGNISGYIDTPDPPSIISYLPGLLYKFSCSYPLEYLVNNSQLASSSAAISVKDSNGTFVSTLSMILYNDSTYNQQLSIPMAGLALKTRVFAAVKATNLDKRWNILMDYCYTTPSGNPNDELRYDLFFGCYKDPQTTVFENGKSQMGRFAFEVFRFVKHRHQKMSTVFLHCVTKLCRVDDCVLLMPICGRRRRRDIEDSLESRPSSGDAIITAGPIITRIDETPTNNSQLASSSGPSLTLNPVTSALLSGVVILGVFSLGFFLLSLCLLRRPPLPTATPSEAWNPSFK comes from the exons ATGGAAATGTGTGAACCTCGCTCTCTAGGTGGTAAGATGGAGCGCTTATGTTTGATCCTCCTGCTGATGGGTAGGACCACTTCAGTCTTGGCACAGTTTAATGGATACAACTGTGATGCCAACTACCACAGTAGGTTTCCCG cggAGCGCGACATCAGTGTGTACTGTGGGGTTCAGACCATGACCTTGAAGATTAACTTCTGCCCAGTGCTGTTCTCCGGCTACACAGTTGCAGATCTGGCGCTCAACGGTCGCCATGGCGATACCCACTGCCGGGGCTTCATCAATAACAACACGTTCCCCACGGTAGTACTGTTCAGCATCAGCCTCAGCACACTGGAGGCCTGCGGCAACAGCCTGGtg GTCACAACATCCTATGGGGCTAATGCCTACAGGAACATGTCACTGGTGCAGATTGGGAATATCTCAGGGTACATCGACACTCCAGATCCGCCATCCATCATCAGCTATCTGCCCGGCCTGCTGTACAAATTCAGCTGCAGCTACCCCCTGGAATACCTGGTCAACAACTCACAGCTGGCATC ATCATCTGCTGCAATATCAGTGAAGGACAGCAATGGTACCTTTGTGAGCACATTGAGTATGATCCTTTACAAT GACTCAACCTACAACCAACAACTCTCTATCCCAATGGCCGGACTGGCTTTGAAAACCCGAGTGTTTGCTGCAGTGAAAGCCACAAACCTGGACAAACG ATGGAATATCTTGATGGACTACTGTTACACCACTCCCTCAGGGAATCCCAATGATGAACTGCGCTATGACCTTTTCTTTGG CTGCTATAAAGACCCACAGACCACTGTTTTTGAGAATGGGAAGAGTCAAATGGGTCGTTTCGCCTTCGAAGTGTTCCGTTTCGTCAAACACAGACACCAGAAGATGTCCACTGTGTTTCTGCACTGTGTCACCAAGCTGTGTCGGGTAGATGACTGTGTCCTGCTCATGCCG ATCTGTGGGCGTCGGCGTAGGAGGGACATAGAGGATAGCCTGGAGTCTCGGCCGTCGTCTGGGGATGCCATCATCACCGCTGGACCCATCATCACCAGGATTG ATGAAACTCCAACAAATAACTCACAACTTG CTTCATCGAGTGGCCCCTCCCTAACGTTGAACCCAGTGACCAGTGCTCTGCTGTCGGGTGTGGTCATTCTGGGCGTGTTCAGTCTGGGCTTCTTCCTGCTCTCGCTCTGCCTCCTCCGCAGACCCCCCCTCCCTACAGCCACACCATCAGAAGCATGGAACCCTAGCTTCAAATAA